Genomic window (bacterium):
GGGCTTCCCAGTTGTCCAGGATCCAGCCGGCCCTGGCGCTCCCCGTGGCCAGGTAGTGGTTCTCGATCAGGGACCGCAGTTCCCCGGCGTCTTCCGGAAGCCAGACGCTTTCCAGGTCGACCATATCCAGGTTGCAGCGGGTGTCGAAGAGCTCGTTCTCGTCGTAGACGTAGGCGATTCCGCCGGACATCCCGGCGGCGAAATTGTTCCCGGTCGGCCCCAGGACCACGACCCGCCCCCCCGTCATGTATTCGCATCCGTGGTCGCCGATGCCTTCGACCACCGCCGTCGCCCCGGAGTTGCGGACCCCGAAGCGTTCCCCCGCCAGTCCCAGGATGTATACTTCCCCCCCCGTGGCCCCGTAGAGCACGGTGTTGCCCACGATCACGTTTTCGTGGCCGACGAGGGCGGCTTCGGCGGGGGGGACGACGACGATTCTCCCCCCCGACATGCCTTTCCCCAGGTAGTCGTTGGCGTCGCCTTCCAGGCGCATGCTCACCCCGCCCACCAGAAAGGCGCCGAAGCTCTGACCGGCCGATCCCCGGAAACCGAGACTGACGGTCCCTTCCGTCAGCCCTTCGGGGAAGCGACGCAGGATCTTCCCGCTCAACCGCGCTCCCACCGCCCGGTGGATGTTGCGGATGGGGAAGCTGGCCTCCAGGCGCGAGCCCGCGTCCGGCCGCTGCGGCAGCTCGGGGAACTCGTCGTCCAGGACCGGCCCGACCGGCTCCTGCGGGACGCGCCGCCTCCGCCCGCCGCCGTTCTCCGGGGGCGGCTCCAGGAGCGCCGTCAGGTCCACCCCCCTGGTCTTATAGTGGTCGCCGGCCGGTTTGAACTCCAGGCATTCCACCCTGCCGATCATCTCCTCCAGGGAGCGGAACCCCTGCCTCGCCATGATTTCCCGGAGCTGGCGGGCGATGAAGAGAAGGAAGCGTTCGACGTGCTCCGGTTTCCCCGCGAACTTTTTCCGCAAACGCTCGTCCTGGGTGGCGATTCCCATGGGGCAGGTGTTGAGGTGGCATTTCCGGACCATGGCGCAGCCCATGGAGACCAGGAGGGTGGTTCCGAAACCGAACTCCTCAGCTCCCAGGCAGGCGGCGACGGCCACATCGCGCCCGGTTTTCAGCTGCCCGTCGGTCTGGACCCGGATCCGTTCGCGCAAGCGGTTGCGGATCAGCGCCTGCTGGGTCTCGGCCAGGCCCAGTTCCCAGGGCAGCCCCGCGTGCTTGATGCTGGTCAGGGGCGAAGCCCCGGTGCCGCCGTCGTAGCCGGAAACGATGACGGTGTCGGCCCCGGCCTTGGCCACCCCGGCCGCGATCGTCCCCACTCCGGTTTCCGAGACCAGCTTGACCGAGACCGCGGCCCGGGGGTTGGCGGCCTTGAGGTCGAAGATGAGCTGGGCCAGGTCCTCGATCGAATAGATGTCGTGGTGGGGGGGAGGCGAGATCAGGGTCACTCCCGGGGTGGTGTGCCGGACGCGGGCGATTTCGGGGCTGACCTTGTGGCCGGGCAGCTGGCCTCCTTCGCCCGGTTTCGCGCCCTGGGCCATTTTGATCTGGAGCTCGTCCGCGCCCGCGATGTAGGCGGCCGTCACCCCGAACCGGCCGGAGGCGATCTGCCGGATCCTCGATCGCCGGTTCCCCCCGTCGGGGAGGATCTCCTCCCGTGCCGGGTCCTCCCCCCCTTCGCCCGAGTTGGATCGGGCCCCTAGGCGGTTCATGGCCACGGCGATGGTTTCGTGGGCTTCGCGGGAGAGGGAGCCGAACGACATGGCCGCCCCCACGAACCGGCGCACGATCTCCGCCTCCGGTTCGACTTCGTCGAGGGGGACCGGTTCGGCGGGGCGGAAGGCGAAGAGGCTGCGCAGGGTGGCGTGTTCCCGGGCCTGGTCGTCGATCAGCTCCGTGTAGCGCCGAAACGCGCGGTAGTCGTCGTTGCGGACGGCCGTCTGCAGGGCCTCGACGGCTTCCGCGGTCCAGAGATGCTTTTCCCCGCCCACCCGGGAATGGTAGTCGCCCCCGGCCTCGAGCAGCGCCGAGGGTTCCCCGGCGAAACCGCGCCGGTGCCGGGCGGCGGTTTCGGCGGCGATCTCGTTCAGGCCCAGGCCCCCGATCCGGGAGACGGTGCCGGTGAAATACGTTTCGACGACATCCGGCGCCAGGCCCACCGCTTCGAAGATCTGGGCCCCGAAGTAGCTGCGGATGGTGGAGATCCCCATCCGGCTGAACGTCTTGAGGAGCCCTTTCTTCAGGGCGATGATGTAGTTGTCCAGGGCTATCTCCGGCCGGAGGCCTTCCCGCAGGAACCCTTCCTCGGCCAACTTGCCGATGGTGGAGAACGCCAGCCAGGGGCAGACGGCGTTGGCGCCGTATCCGATCAAGAGGGCCATGTGCATGACTTCCCGGGCCTCGCCGGTTTCGACCACGATGCCGGCCGAGGCCCGCAGCCCCTTGCGGATCAGGTAATGGTGGAGGGCGGAGACGGCCAGGAGGGAGGGGATCGGCGCCGCGGTCCGGTCCACCCGGCGGTCGGTGAGGACGATGACCGTGGCCCCGGCCGCGATCCGGTCGGCGGCGAGGTTGCAGATGTATTTCAGGGCCGTCTCCAGGCCGCCGCCGTGCCCTTCGGGGGGATAGGTGATATCGATCTCCGCGCTCTGCACTTCGGGCAGGTCGGAGCGCCGGAGGCGTTCCAGGTCCTCGGGGGTGAGGATGGGGTGGGGGAGCTTGAGCCGGCGGCAGTGTTCCGGGGTCTCTTCCAGGAGGTTGCGCTCCCGCCCCACCCAGCTCATCAGGGACATGACCAGTTCTTCGCGGAGAGGGTCGATGGGCGGGTTGGTCACCTGGGCGAAGAGCTGTTTGAAGTAGGAGAAGAGAAGCTGGGGGCGGTGGGAAAATACGGCCAGGGCGGCGTCGTTGCCCATCGACCCCACCGCTTCCTGGCCGCGGTCGGCCATGGGCCGGATCACCATCTTCAGCTCTTCCCGGGTGTAGCCGAACACCCGCTGCATGCGCAGGATCGCCTCCGGGTCCTCGGGGGGCAGCGCCGCCGGCGCCAGCATCCCCCTCAGCTCGATGCGGTTGTCCTTGACCCAGCGGCGGTAGGGCTTGCGCCGCGAGATCCGGGCCTTGATCTCGTTGTCGGGGACGATCCTCCCCTCGGCCAGGTCCACCAGGAACATCCGCCCCGGCTGAAGGCGCCCGCGTTTCAGGATGTCCTCTCCCGGGATCTCGAGGACGCCCGTTTCGGAGGCCAGCACGATCGAACCCGAGCGGGTGATCGTGTAACGGGCGGGACGGAGCCCGTTCCGATCCAGGGTGGCGCCCAGGTAGCGCCCGTCGCAGAAAACCATGGCGGCAGGGCCGTCCCACGGTTCCATGATGGCCGAATGGTATTCGTAGAAGGCGCGTTTGTCCGCGCTCATGTGGAAGCGCCGGCCCCAGGCCTCGGGGATCATCATCATCATGCAGTGGGGCAGGGACCTTCCCCCCCGCAGGAGGAGTTCGAGGACGTTGTCGAAGACGGCCGAATCGCTGCCGCCCTCGTCGATCGCCGGCAGCACTTTCTGGAGGTCATCCCCGAAGGCCCGGGAGCGCAGGGTCTTGTAGCGGGCCCGCATCCGGTTGATGTTGCCCCGCAGGGTGTTGATCTCTCCGTTGTGGGCCAGGATCCGGAAAGGCTGGGCCAGGCTCCAGGTGGGGAGGGTGTTGGTGGAATAGCGCTGGTGGACGACGGCGAAGCTGCTGCCCATGGCCGGGTCGGCCAGGTCGGGGTAGAAGTCCCTGATCTGGGGGGCCGTGAACATTCCTTTGTAGACCAGGGTCCGCCCCGACAGGCTGGCGAAATACAGGCCTTCGCCGGCCGCGGCCCGTTCCGCCTGACGGCGGATGACGTAGAGCTTGCGTTCGAAATCGGGTTGCGGGACCTCGCCCCGAGCCAGGAACACCTGGCGGATGTCGGGCATGGTGGAGCGGGCCAGGCCCCCCAGGCAGCCGGGATTGACGGGGACCTTCCTCCACCCCAGGACCGGGCAGCCTTCCCGGGCGGCCGCCCGTTCCAGCTCCCGGCGGCAGGACTCGGCGCGGGCCGGTTCCGGGGGGAGAAAGACCGCGCCGACCGCGTAGTCTCCGGGCTCGGGGAGCTCCGGGGCGTCCTCTCTCCGCCGTTCCCGGAAGAAGCGGTCCGGGACGGCGAGCATGACCCCGGCGCCGTCCCCGGTTCCCCGGTCTCCTCCCACGGCTCCCCGGTGCTCCAGGTTGGTCAATATGCGCAGGCCGTCCTCGACGATCTCGTGCGTGGAGACGCCGTCCAGCCGGGCCACGAACCCCACTCCGCAGCTGTCCCGTTCCCGAAACGGGTCGGCCGGCCCCGAAGGAGCCGTCGTGCGTGCCGAGTGTCGGTTCATAACGCGATGCCCATGAGCGGCGAAGGGGGGGAGCCGAACGGCTCCCCCCCCTCCGCCGCGCGGTTACGGTTCAGAGGATGGGGAGGTATTCCTTCAGTTCGTACTGAGAAACGTGGAGACGGAATTTATCCCACTCGATCTCCTTGTTTTTCAAGAACGAGGTGAAGGTATGTTCCCCCAGTATCTCCCGGACCAGCTCGCTCCCGCGGGTGTTGAGGAGCGCGATGAAGAGGTTGGCGGGGAGTTCGGTGATGCCCCTCGCGGCCTTCTCTTCGTCGTTCATACCGAAGATGTTCTCTTCGATCGGCGCCGGGAGCCGGTAGTTTTCGGCGATCCCCTTGAGGCCGGCCCCGAGCATGACCGAGAAGGCGAGGTAGGGGTTGGCCGAGGGGTCCGGCGCCCGGAATTCGAACCGGGTCGCGTTCTCCTTACCCACTTGGTAGAGGGGGACCCTGACCATGGTGGAACGGTTTCTACGGGCCCAGCTGATGTAGACCGGGGCCTCGTAGCCGGGCACCAGCCGCTTGTAGGAATTGACCCACTGGTTGGTGACGGCGATGATCTCCGGGGAATGCTTCATGATCCCGGCGATGAACTTTTTGGCGGTGTCGGAGAGCTTGTATTCGTCGGCGGGATCGAAAAAGAGGTTTTTCCCGTTGCGGAAGAGGGACTGGTGGACGTGCATCCCCGAACCGTTTTCGCCCTGCAGGGGTTTGGGCATGAAGGTGGCGTAGACCCCGTGCTGGCGGGCGATCTCCTTGGTCACGAACCTCAGGGTCATGACATTGTCGGCCATCTTCAGCGCGTCCCCGTAGCGCAGATCGATTTCGTGCTGGGACGGGGCGACCTCGTGGTGGGTGCACTCCACCTGCATACCCATCGCGTCCAGGGCCAGCGCGGTTTCCCGCCGCAGGTCGGTGCCGAGATCGGGGGGGATAAGATCGAAATACCCCCCGGCGTCGAGGATGGCGGGGCCGGTATCGTCCTTGAAGTAGAAGAACTCCATCTCCGGCCCCACGCTGTAGAGGTAGCCCTGCTCGGCCGCCTTGGCCATCATCTTCTTCAGGATCTGGCGGGGGTCGCCGGGGTGGGGGTTGCCGTAGGGGTCTTCGATGTCGCAGATGATCCTGGCCACGGGGCCCTCGGAAGGCGTCCAGGGAAGGATCTGGAAGGTGGCGGGATCGAGCTGGGCCATGACGTCGCTCTCCTCGATCCGGGCGAAGCCCTCGATCGAGGAACCGTCGAAACCCACGCCCTCCTCGAGGGCGGCTTCCAGTTCCCCGTCGGAGATCTCCATCGACTTCAGCCGTCCCAGAATATCCGTAAACCAAAGCTGGATATGCTGGATATGAAGATCCTCGACCTGCTTGAGAATGTCTTTTTTCAGATCGGTCATGGTTTCCTCCTCCGGAGGCGCCGGCGGGAACGCCGCCGGCGTAACTCCCGGTTCAACTTTCCAATATCTTCACCGCTTCGTCCATCTGGGCGTCCATGATGTAGGTGATGCCCGAGACTTTGGCCGCTTCCTCGGTCAGCGCCACCAGGTCGGCGCGCTTGATCGTGTCCAGGCGGAAACTCCTGGCCCCGGCCATGAGCTGGCTGAAACCGGTTCTGAGCTTGTCGGCGTAGGTGTACATGGCGATGGCCCCGAAGGGCATCTTCTCCACCTGCTCCCGTCCGAATTTTCCCACCAGGGTTTCGTAGGTGACGAAGATCTGTTCCGGGCTCTCCCCGTACTTGGAGACGGTGGTCGGAAGCTTATCCCAGGCGGTGGAGCGGTTTTTCCTGATCACGCCTTCGATATTGTCGCCGACGAACCCCGGGATCATCAAGGCCCTGCCCATGCAGACGGCCTTGAAGTAGGGGGCCCCCATGGCCAGCACCTTGAAGATATGGTCTTCGGTCGAAAAGCCGCCGGCCATGGCCAGATCGGGGATCCAGGCGCCCTGTCCGGCCAGTTTCTTGGCGAAGGTGTAGGCCATGCTCTGGAGGTAGAAGGTGGGGATGCCCCATTCCTCCATCATCCTCCAGGGGCTCATCCCCGTGCCTCCCCCGGACCCGTCGATGGTGAGAAGATCGACCCGGGCGTTGGAACACCATTTCAGGGCCATGGCCAGTTCCCGGGGCCCGTAGGCGCCGGTCTTAAGGGTGACCCGCTTGGCGCCCACGGTCCGGCGCAGGTACTCCACGGTCCGGTAGAAATCTTCTTCCTCGATGAAGCCGAGGCGGGAATGGCGCTCGAACTCCTTGATCGCCCCGGACTTGAAAGCGGCCTGGATGTCGGGGTCGCCGGGGTTGGGGGTGACGATGTAGCCGCGGCGTTGAAGTTCCAGGGCGCGGTCCAGATCCCGGATCTTGATCTCCCCGCCGATGCATTTAGCTCCCTGGCCCCACTTGAGTTCCACGGTCTCGACGCCGAGTTTTTCGACCACGTACTCGGCCACACCCAGGCGGGTGTCTTCGACGTTGTTCTGGACGATGATGTCCCCGAACTCCTCCTGGTATTCCTTGTACATCCGGATCCGACGTTCCATTTCCGGGGAACGGACCACTTTCCCGGACTTGTCGACCTCGAGCTCGGGATCGATCCCGCAGACGTTTTCCCCCACCACCAGGGAGATTCCGGAGATGGCGGCGCCGATGGAGAAACTCTCCCAGTGCTTGCGGGCGATGTCGGTCGAGCCCAGAGCTCCCGTGAAGATCGGCATCCGCATCCTGACGGGATGGTTGTGGCCGTAGACGGTGGAAGTGTCGACCTGGGGGAAGATGGCCTTATCGGGGTTGGCTTCCTCGATGGCCCGGGCTCCGAGGGCGTAGCCGAGGATGTTGAGATGGGAGTAATCGACCGGATATTCCTTGTCCCCGCCCGCGGTGATGTCTCCGAACGGACCGGGGTAGATCACTTCCCGCCCCCGCAGGGCGCTGCGGAAGACCTCGCAGTTGCCGGCGCAGCTGTCCAGGCAGCGGGTGCAGAGCCCCGAATAGGGGGCGACGTTCTGGGAACGGTTTCTGGTTTCGGTGGCGTCGTGGCCTCTGGGGTTTTGCAGGTTCATTCCATCCTCCCTTGCCGGTTTTCGCTTTCCGATCTGTTTTCCGTGGGGGCGGTTTTCGCCCTTCCGAATGGGCATATTATAGCAAGAGTTGTGCCAAGTTCGAATATCGTCCTAAGGGCTTGGTTTCCAATCCGCGGGAGGGGCTTGTCCTATGCCCGACTCCCGATGGAAAGCTACATATATGTTGGAAAGTTGTATAAATCATACCTGAATG
Coding sequences:
- a CDS encoding glutamine synthetase family protein — protein: MTDLKKDILKQVEDLHIQHIQLWFTDILGRLKSMEISDGELEAALEEGVGFDGSSIEGFARIEESDVMAQLDPATFQILPWTPSEGPVARIICDIEDPYGNPHPGDPRQILKKMMAKAAEQGYLYSVGPEMEFFYFKDDTGPAILDAGGYFDLIPPDLGTDLRRETALALDAMGMQVECTHHEVAPSQHEIDLRYGDALKMADNVMTLRFVTKEIARQHGVYATFMPKPLQGENGSGMHVHQSLFRNGKNLFFDPADEYKLSDTAKKFIAGIMKHSPEIIAVTNQWVNSYKRLVPGYEAPVYISWARRNRSTMVRVPLYQVGKENATRFEFRAPDPSANPYLAFSVMLGAGLKGIAENYRLPAPIEENIFGMNDEEKAARGITELPANLFIALLNTRGSELVREILGEHTFTSFLKNKEIEWDKFRLHVSQYELKEYLPIL
- the gltB gene encoding glutamate synthase large subunit, which gives rise to MNRHSARTTAPSGPADPFRERDSCGVGFVARLDGVSTHEIVEDGLRILTNLEHRGAVGGDRGTGDGAGVMLAVPDRFFRERRREDAPELPEPGDYAVGAVFLPPEPARAESCRRELERAAAREGCPVLGWRKVPVNPGCLGGLARSTMPDIRQVFLARGEVPQPDFERKLYVIRRQAERAAAGEGLYFASLSGRTLVYKGMFTAPQIRDFYPDLADPAMGSSFAVVHQRYSTNTLPTWSLAQPFRILAHNGEINTLRGNINRMRARYKTLRSRAFGDDLQKVLPAIDEGGSDSAVFDNVLELLLRGGRSLPHCMMMMIPEAWGRRFHMSADKRAFYEYHSAIMEPWDGPAAMVFCDGRYLGATLDRNGLRPARYTITRSGSIVLASETGVLEIPGEDILKRGRLQPGRMFLVDLAEGRIVPDNEIKARISRRKPYRRWVKDNRIELRGMLAPAALPPEDPEAILRMQRVFGYTREELKMVIRPMADRGQEAVGSMGNDAALAVFSHRPQLLFSYFKQLFAQVTNPPIDPLREELVMSLMSWVGRERNLLEETPEHCRRLKLPHPILTPEDLERLRRSDLPEVQSAEIDITYPPEGHGGGLETALKYICNLAADRIAAGATVIVLTDRRVDRTAAPIPSLLAVSALHHYLIRKGLRASAGIVVETGEAREVMHMALLIGYGANAVCPWLAFSTIGKLAEEGFLREGLRPEIALDNYIIALKKGLLKTFSRMGISTIRSYFGAQIFEAVGLAPDVVETYFTGTVSRIGGLGLNEIAAETAARHRRGFAGEPSALLEAGGDYHSRVGGEKHLWTAEAVEALQTAVRNDDYRAFRRYTELIDDQAREHATLRSLFAFRPAEPVPLDEVEPEAEIVRRFVGAAMSFGSLSREAHETIAVAMNRLGARSNSGEGGEDPAREEILPDGGNRRSRIRQIASGRFGVTAAYIAGADELQIKMAQGAKPGEGGQLPGHKVSPEIARVRHTTPGVTLISPPPHHDIYSIEDLAQLIFDLKAANPRAAVSVKLVSETGVGTIAAGVAKAGADTVIVSGYDGGTGASPLTSIKHAGLPWELGLAETQQALIRNRLRERIRVQTDGQLKTGRDVAVAACLGAEEFGFGTTLLVSMGCAMVRKCHLNTCPMGIATQDERLRKKFAGKPEHVERFLLFIARQLREIMARQGFRSLEEMIGRVECLEFKPAGDHYKTRGVDLTALLEPPPENGGGRRRRVPQEPVGPVLDDEFPELPQRPDAGSRLEASFPIRNIHRAVGARLSGKILRRFPEGLTEGTVSLGFRGSAGQSFGAFLVGGVSMRLEGDANDYLGKGMSGGRIVVVPPAEAALVGHENVIVGNTVLYGATGGEVYILGLAGERFGVRNSGATAVVEGIGDHGCEYMTGGRVVVLGPTGNNFAAGMSGGIAYVYDENELFDTRCNLDMVDLESVWLPEDAGELRSLIENHYLATGSARAGWILDNWEARLPLFVKVMPIDYRVALERMKLEEDIDRETVAATEEVYDG
- a CDS encoding FMN-binding glutamate synthase family protein, whose protein sequence is MNLQNPRGHDATETRNRSQNVAPYSGLCTRCLDSCAGNCEVFRSALRGREVIYPGPFGDITAGGDKEYPVDYSHLNILGYALGARAIEEANPDKAIFPQVDTSTVYGHNHPVRMRMPIFTGALGSTDIARKHWESFSIGAAISGISLVVGENVCGIDPELEVDKSGKVVRSPEMERRIRMYKEYQEEFGDIIVQNNVEDTRLGVAEYVVEKLGVETVELKWGQGAKCIGGEIKIRDLDRALELQRRGYIVTPNPGDPDIQAAFKSGAIKEFERHSRLGFIEEEDFYRTVEYLRRTVGAKRVTLKTGAYGPRELAMALKWCSNARVDLLTIDGSGGGTGMSPWRMMEEWGIPTFYLQSMAYTFAKKLAGQGAWIPDLAMAGGFSTEDHIFKVLAMGAPYFKAVCMGRALMIPGFVGDNIEGVIRKNRSTAWDKLPTTVSKYGESPEQIFVTYETLVGKFGREQVEKMPFGAIAMYTYADKLRTGFSQLMAGARSFRLDTIKRADLVALTEEAAKVSGITYIMDAQMDEAVKILES